The following is a genomic window from Desulfomonilia bacterium.
TTGTAGTATGTCCCGCAGCTCTTGGTCACCCAGTCGGGAGCGCCCTTCAGTTCTCCGCCTATAACCTTCTCTATTGGTTGCGGTTCAGGCGTTTTGCCGGAACATGCGCCGAATTCAAGCGCTACAGCAAACATTAACAAGCCCATAAGCAGTCCATACATGATTTTTTTCATAAAGAATTGCCTCCCTGTTTTATTTGTAACCTGAAAACATAAGTTCTTATAATTTTGCGAAAACCATGCACGGAAAATGTTCCCGGTTCAGCTGGAAAGCTAGTCAGCCTCGTCCAGTTCTTCAAAGGCCTTCTGAGCTTTCTTTTTAGTCCGGTCATACAGCATTCCGGTCGTATCGTTCAGGTTGAATTTCCCTTCGGGAATTCCATACATGATCTCACCGCCAGGGCCTTTGAATTCCCTGAGTTCTTCTTCCGCGCCAGTCATGTTTTTGTCGTCAATGACCCCTGTTTCTTTCTTTGTAGCGGTTTTTTTCTTTTTTGTTTTTTCCGGGGGTGTGCCTGGCTGTTTTTCAGCCTCGGATTCAGGCTTTAATTCCTCTGCAGTCAGGGCCTTTTTCTCTTCAAATTGGGGAGGCTCCGGTTCTTCAGGCATTCCGGCCTTTTCCTTCCGGACAGGGGCAAGGGCTGTGTTCTCTTTTGCATCCGCTGCCTGTGCGGACCGGACAGCGATATTGATCCCCTGCGAATCAAGCCATTTTTTAACCTGAGTGCTCTTTACTGCAAAATTTACGCCCACAATGGGAATGTTGTCGGCCGACATGCGGGACATGCTCGTGTTTATGCCTATCATGTTTCCAGATGCATCGATAAGGGGCCCTCCCGAATTGCCACGGTTTATGCTGGTCTCTGTCTGGAAGACATCCTGCGGACCGATCTTCTTAACGCCTGATATGGCACCCGTGGTGAGAATCCAAAGCCCGCCTCCTTCAGGATGCCCGATCGCCGCGACAGGATCGCCTATCGATACGGTCCCGGCATCGCCGAGAGGTATTGCCGTCAGAACACCCTGAACATTTTCAAGCTTGAGCACGGCCAGATCGATCTCAGTGTCCCTCGAAATCACACGGGCCGAAAGGCACTGCTTGAGATCGTCATTTGAATCTCCCGAAAGCCTTGCAGGCTTGAGGCAGACCACTATGGTGCCGTAAGGATTTTTCGTTTTTGCATTTGTTATGACATGACTGTTTGTGAGCACAAGCCCTTCAGGCGTTATGATGGAGCCCGTACCCGCACTGCCTGTCCGTGCCCCCTGGTCAAATGCCGAGATGAAAACAACCGCCGGTGCATCCCTTGAATATATCTCTTTTGGTGTGAAATTAACCGCGCCTGAGGAAACAGCGCTTAATAATATGATTATCAGCGATAGCAGCCCTGTTGATGTTTTCATTTTCGGCCCCCGGTTTTTTATAGATAATCATTTTACGGGATCATTCATCCTGCCTTAAAAAAATAATATCTGAAGATGATTCTTCCCGTCACGCCTTATTCTCAATTGTCCCTGAACCTGTATAAAATCTCGCCCGCATTCCTGACAACCAGCATATCCTCATTCTGTTCCCCAATCGGATTTCTGGGATTTATCTCAAGTGGATTATAATAGTTCAGATTAATCTTTTTGCAGACAAGGGGGTGAATCCCTGTTGCAAGAGTAGCGTTTATACGGGGATGCTCCTTCCCTTCTTGATATGTCCCGTCAGGCTTTAAAAGTGTCGAATGTGCAAGAACCATCAAAGGATAGCCCTTATAATAATCCCACTTCTTCAGGAAAAAATCCCTCACATGATACCCTATTTTTTCCATGAGCATGCCGTGGGCAAAAGAAAGCCCCCTCACATGCGGGGCATAGATAATCAATTCCCCATCATCCTTTACGATCTGTTCAACCTTCTGCAGTCCCTTCACTCCGACCCAGAGATCGGGATAGCTTTTGGGCAGTACTGCAATCACTTTCGAATATCTCTTATCCGAATATACGATATGCACCCGTAAGGACAGCTCAACCGCTTTTGTCCATGCCTCATCATGTTCACCGATAAAAAGACCGCTCACACCGTATTCCCTGACAACAGGGCAGATATACAGCTTGGATGCGGGAATGAATGAAGCCGCCCTGTCGATTATCCTCCTGACCGATGTGTCCCTAACCCCTAGAATATCCCGCCTCATATGCAACGCTCCAAGCCAGCTTATATAATTCATCACTTCCGGACTGCCGGTTCCTGAAAAGAAATATTTGTTGCCTCCTGAAAACCCGGCAAGTTCATGGGGCGAGACGGGACTTAGGACGATGATCATGTCATAATTGAGCACCTTTCGGTTCAGCCGCACAGGAAGTTCCGCCTTGAGCATACCCGATGTAAGACTGTCTGTTTCATCCTCGCTGATTGTCCCGAGAGTTGCATAATTTTCAGGAAGGTTCCACTGGTGAGTGAATATGTTCACATCCCTGTAGATGCCTTCTGCAAGCTGCCTTGGCGTAATGCCGAAGTGTTTGTTTATATCTTCACTGGACATGGGTGCATAAGTACCGGATGAAATCAGATAATCTATGGATTTGGCCTTTCCTGCAAGCCCTTCATGTATAAGCCTGAAGAAAAGAGGCATTGGCAGTATCCGGGTTGAGTCAGGGACGATAACAAGCACCTTTTGTCCCGTCATGTCCCACTTGGTGAAGGCCTGCTGAAGAAAATCCTCAATATCTTCGTTTGTCAGAAAAGCATCCATCAATCCTTTTCCGATAACCATGATTTCCTTTTGAAGAGATATTTTTCCTGTGTCAAGCATTCTTTGG
Proteins encoded in this region:
- a CDS encoding serine protease — translated: MKTSTGLLSLIIILLSAVSSGAVNFTPKEIYSRDAPAVVFISAFDQGARTGSAGTGSIITPEGLVLTNSHVITNAKTKNPYGTIVVCLKPARLSGDSNDDLKQCLSARVISRDTEIDLAVLKLENVQGVLTAIPLGDAGTVSIGDPVAAIGHPEGGGLWILTTGAISGVKKIGPQDVFQTETSINRGNSGGPLIDASGNMIGINTSMSRMSADNIPIVGVNFAVKSTQVKKWLDSQGINIAVRSAQAADAKENTALAPVRKEKAGMPEEPEPPQFEEKKALTAEELKPESEAEKQPGTPPEKTKKKKTATKKETGVIDDKNMTGAEEELREFKGPGGEIMYGIPEGKFNLNDTTGMLYDRTKKKAQKAFEELDEAD
- a CDS encoding lactate racemase domain-containing protein, with amino-acid sequence MVIGKGLMDAFLTNEDIEDFLQQAFTKWDMTGQKVLVIVPDSTRILPMPLFFRLIHEGLAGKAKSIDYLISSGTYAPMSSEDINKHFGITPRQLAEGIYRDVNIFTHQWNLPENYATLGTISEDETDSLTSGMLKAELPVRLNRKVLNYDMIIVLSPVSPHELAGFSGGNKYFFSGTGSPEVMNYISWLGALHMRRDILGVRDTSVRRIIDRAASFIPASKLYICPVVREYGVSGLFIGEHDEAWTKAVELSLRVHIVYSDKRYSKVIAVLPKSYPDLWVGVKGLQKVEQIVKDDGELIIYAPHVRGLSFAHGMLMEKIGYHVRDFFLKKWDYYKGYPLMVLAHSTLLKPDGTYQEGKEHPRINATLATGIHPLVCKKINLNYYNPLEINPRNPIGEQNEDMLVVRNAGEILYRFRDN